The genomic stretch GTGCGGGCGGGCGAGGAGAAGCCCGCCGCCATCGTCGACATCGCGACCCTGACCGGCGCCGCGCTGGTCGCGCTCGGCTCCCGGCTCTACGGCGTGATGGGCAACGACAAGGACCTCAGCGACGCGATCCTGGCCGCCGCGGCCACCGCCGGCGAGCAGGCCTGGCCGATGCCGCTGCCCGAGGAGCTGCGCAAGTCGATCGACTCCGAGATCGCCGACCTTCAGAACATCGGCGACCGGTTCGGCGGCATGCTCGTCGCCGGCCTGTTCCTCCAGGAGTTCGTGCCGGACGGGGTGGCCTGGGCGCACCTCGACGTCGCCGGACCGGCCTGGAACGAAGGCGACGCGTTCGGCTACACCCCCAAGGGCGGGACCGGTGTGCCCGTCCGGACGCTCGTGGAATGGATCTCGGCCCGAGCGCTTTAGACCCGGGTGATGGAATGGGTAGTGATGCAGTAACGCGTCACGCCCGCAAACACCCATTGCGCGCGGAGCACGACAAGGAGCCTCACCGTGGCCGACCCGCAGACCGCCGACCTCGTCATCCTCGGCGGCGGTAGCGGGGGTTATGCCTGCGCCCTGCGCGCGGCCGAGCTCGGCATGAGCGCCATCCTCGTCGAGCGGGACAAGGTCGGCGGCACCTGCCTGCACCGCGGCTGCATCCCGACCAAGGCCTTGCTGCACGCCGCGGAAGTCGCCGACGCGGCCCGCGACAGCGAGAAGGTCGGGGTGCGTACGACGCTCGACGGCATCGACATGGCCGGCGTCAACGCCTACAAGGACGGCGTCGTCTCCCGGCTCCACAAAGGGCTGACCGGTCTGATCGCAAGCCGCAAGATCACGACCGTCGAAGGTCACGGCACGCTCACGTCGTCGACGACGGTCGAGGTCGCCGGTACGACGTACACCGCGTCGAAGGCGGTCGTGCTCGCCACCGGCTCCTACTCGCGGTCCCTGCCCGGCCTGGAGATCGACGGCAACCGGATCATCACCAGCGAGCACGCGCTGGCGCTCGAGTCCGTCCCGGCGTCGGCGATCGTGCTCGGCGGCGGCGTGATCGGCGTGGAGTTCGCGAGCGTCTGGAGGTCCTTCGGAGCCGACGTCACGATCGTCGAAGCGCTGCCCCACCTCGTGCCGCTGGAGGACGAGAACAGCTCCAAGCTGCTCGAACGCGCGTTCCGCCGCCGCGGGATCAACTTCTCCGTCGGCGTTCGGTTCGCGTCCGCCAAGGTCACCGACGCCGGTGTCACCGTCACCCTCGAGGACGGCAAGACGATCGACGGCGACGTGCTGCTCGTCGCGGTCGGCCGCGGCCCGGTCTCCGAAGGGCTCGGGTACGAAGCAGCCGGGATCGCGATGGACCGCGGGTTCGTCCTGGTCGACGCGCACTGCAAGACCAACGTCCCCGGCGTCTACGCCATCGGCGACCTGCGGCCCGGGCTCCAGCTGGCGCACGTCGGCTTCGCCGAGGGAATCATGGTCGCGGAGGAGATCGCCGGGCTGAACCCGCCGACGGTCGACTACGACAACGTGCCGAAGGTCACCTACTGCGAGCCCGAGGTCGCCAGCGTCGGTCTGACCTCCGCGCAGGCGAAACAGCGCGGCATCGAGGTCGTGGAGACCACGTACGACCTGGCGGGCAACGGCCGGGCCCAGATCCTGCAGACCGGTGGCGCGGTCAAGGTCGTGGCCGCCAAGGACGGCGCGGTCCTCGGCGTCCACATGGTCGGCTCCCGGGTCGGCGACCTGATCGCCGAAGCCCAGCTGATCACGAACTGGGAGGCGCTGCCGGTCGAGGTCGCGCAGCTCATCCACCCGCACCCCACGTTGTCCGAGGCGGTGGGCGAGGCCCACCTCGCGCTCGCCGGCAAGCCCCTGCACACCCACGGCTGAGAGGCCCAACGTCGATGTCCGTCTCCGTGAAGATGCCGCAGCTCGGCGAGAGCGTGTCGGAGGGCACGGTGACCCGCTGGCTGAAGGCCGAGGGGGAACAGGTCAACGTCGACGAGCCGCTGCTCGAGGTCTCCACCGACAAGGTCGACACCGAGATCCCCTCGCCCGCCTCCGGCGTACTGACCTCGATCAAGGTCGCCGAGGACGAGACGGTCGAGGTCGGTGCGGAGCTCGCCACCATCGACGAGGCGGGCAGCGCCGCGCCGTCGCCTGCTGCGGCACCACCCGCCGCGGCGGACACGCAGCCCAAGCCGGCGCCTGCCGCACAGCCGGAGCCGGCAGCTCCCGCACCGCCGCCCCCGGCACCTGCCGCACCGGCGCCGGCGCCCCCCGCACCGGCGCCGGCACCTGCTGCGGCACCAGCCGCACCGGCCGCTGCCGAGGACGAGAGCGAGGACGACGGCCAGGGCGCGTCGTACGTCACCCCCCTGGTACGCCGGCTCGCCGCCGAGCACAACGTCGACCTGGCGACGGTCACCGGGACCGGCGTCGGCGGCCGGATCCGCAAGCAGGACGTCCTCGACGCGGCGGCGAAGGGCGCGACCACCGCACCGGCGCCGGCCGCAGCGAGCGCCGCGCCGAGCCCGGCACCCGCGGTCACGGCTGCGCCGGTCGCACCTGCGGCAGCGCCTGCGCCGGCCCCGGCCGCTACGGCCCCGGCCGCAACGGTCGCCTCTCCCGCGGCGCCCGGTGCCGCGCGGCCCGGCCGCAACCTCGAGTCGCCGATGCGTGGCAGCACCGAGAAGCTGTCGCGACTGCGCACCGTCATCGCGGAACGCATGACCGAGTCGCTGCGGATCAGCGCCCAGCTGACGACCGTCGTCGAGGTCGACCTCACCAAGATCGCCCGACTGCGCGAGCGGGCGAAGACGGACTTCGAGATCCGCGAGGGCGTGAAGCTGACCTACCTGCCGTTCTTCGCGATCGCGGTGTGCGAGGCACTGCGCGAGCACCCGGCCGTCAACTCCTCGATCGACCTCGAGGGCGGCACCGTGACCTACCACGACACGGTCCACCTCGGCGTCGCGGTCGACACCGACCGCGGGCTGCTGGTCCCGGTGCTCAAGGAGGCCAGCGACCTCAACCTGGCCGGCATCGCACGCAAGGTCGACGACCTGGCCCGGCGTACCCGGGACAGCCACATCACCCCCGACGAGCTCGGCGGTGGGACGTTCACGATCACCAACACCGGCTCGCGCGGAGCACTGTTCGACACGCCGATCATCAACCAGCCGCAGGTCGGCATCCTCGGCACCGGCGCGGTGGTGAAGCGGCCGGTCGTGATCGACGACCCGGTGGCCGGTGAGGTCATCGCGGTCCGCCACATCTGCTACCTCGCGCTCACCTACGACCACCGGATGGTCGACGGGGCGGACGCGGCCCGGTTCCTCGGCACGGTCAAAGCCCGCCTGGAAGCGGGCGAGTTCGAATCCGAGCTCGGCCTGTGAGGTGGTCCGTGCCTGAGGTTGCGCTGGGCGACGCAGGCACGGACACGTCGAGGTGCGTGGCGTGAAAGTCGTCATCACCGGCTCGTCGGGGCTGATCGGTACGGCGCTGGTCGAGTCGTTGCGCGGCGACGGGCATGACGTCGTCCGGCTGGTACGACGGGACCCGGCGGCCCCGGACGAGGCCCGCTGGGATCCGGCGGCCGGAGTCGTCGACGACGCCGCGCTGACCGGCGCGGACGCGGTTGTGAACCTGGCCGGCGCCGGGATCGGCGACAAGCGCTGGACGCCGGCGTACAAGGCCGAGGTCCGCAACAGTCGGATCGACGCCACGACGACCATCGCGACGGCGGTCGCACGGCACGGCGTCGGCGTGCTGGTGTCGGGCAGTGCGGTCGGCTGGTACGGCGACCGGGGCGACGACGTGCTCACCGAGTCCGAGCCCAGCGGGACCGGCTTCCTCGCCGACCTGGTCCGCGACTGGGAGGCCGCGACCGAACCCGCCGCGCAGGCCGGAGCCCGCGTGGTGCGGATCCGGACCGGGATCGTGCTCAGTCCCGACGGCGGCGCGCTCGCGCAGATGCTGCCGATCTTCAAGGCGGGCCTGGGCGGGCGGCTCGGCTCCGGCCGGCAGTGGTTCCCGTGGATCTCCCTCGCCGACGAAATCGCCGCGATCCGGTTCGTGCTCGACACCGGCTCGGTCTCGGGATCGCTCAACCTCTCCGCCCCCCAGCCGGTGACCAACCGAGAGCTCACCGCCGCCCTGGGGCGGGCGCTGCACCGCCCCGCGGTCGCGTTCGTCCCGCGCGTGGCGCTGCGGATCGGCCTCGGCGAGTTCGCCGACGAAGGGCTGCTGGTCAGCCAGCGCGCGGTGCCGGCGGCGTTGCTCGACGCCGGGTTCGCCTTCGGCGACCAGACGCTGGACGCCGCCCTCGGGCGGATGCTGTAGCGCTTCGCGGCTACCGCGCGACGGGGCCGAGGCCCTGCACCCGCCAGCCGTCGCCGGCGTGACGCAACGTCACCTCGAAGCTCTGCTGCCGGCCGGCCCGACGCGCGACGACGCGACCGGCCGCGTTGA from Mycobacteriales bacterium encodes the following:
- the lpdA gene encoding dihydrolipoyl dehydrogenase, whose translation is MADPQTADLVILGGGSGGYACALRAAELGMSAILVERDKVGGTCLHRGCIPTKALLHAAEVADAARDSEKVGVRTTLDGIDMAGVNAYKDGVVSRLHKGLTGLIASRKITTVEGHGTLTSSTTVEVAGTTYTASKAVVLATGSYSRSLPGLEIDGNRIITSEHALALESVPASAIVLGGGVIGVEFASVWRSFGADVTIVEALPHLVPLEDENSSKLLERAFRRRGINFSVGVRFASAKVTDAGVTVTLEDGKTIDGDVLLVAVGRGPVSEGLGYEAAGIAMDRGFVLVDAHCKTNVPGVYAIGDLRPGLQLAHVGFAEGIMVAEEIAGLNPPTVDYDNVPKVTYCEPEVASVGLTSAQAKQRGIEVVETTYDLAGNGRAQILQTGGAVKVVAAKDGAVLGVHMVGSRVGDLIAEAQLITNWEALPVEVAQLIHPHPTLSEAVGEAHLALAGKPLHTHG
- a CDS encoding 2-oxo acid dehydrogenase subunit E2, with product MSVSVKMPQLGESVSEGTVTRWLKAEGEQVNVDEPLLEVSTDKVDTEIPSPASGVLTSIKVAEDETVEVGAELATIDEAGSAAPSPAAAPPAAADTQPKPAPAAQPEPAAPAPPPPAPAAPAPAPPAPAPAPAAAPAAPAAAEDESEDDGQGASYVTPLVRRLAAEHNVDLATVTGTGVGGRIRKQDVLDAAAKGATTAPAPAAASAAPSPAPAVTAAPVAPAAAPAPAPAATAPAATVASPAAPGAARPGRNLESPMRGSTEKLSRLRTVIAERMTESLRISAQLTTVVEVDLTKIARLRERAKTDFEIREGVKLTYLPFFAIAVCEALREHPAVNSSIDLEGGTVTYHDTVHLGVAVDTDRGLLVPVLKEASDLNLAGIARKVDDLARRTRDSHITPDELGGGTFTITNTGSRGALFDTPIINQPQVGILGTGAVVKRPVVIDDPVAGEVIAVRHICYLALTYDHRMVDGADAARFLGTVKARLEAGEFESELGL
- a CDS encoding TIGR01777 family oxidoreductase, which gives rise to MKVVITGSSGLIGTALVESLRGDGHDVVRLVRRDPAAPDEARWDPAAGVVDDAALTGADAVVNLAGAGIGDKRWTPAYKAEVRNSRIDATTTIATAVARHGVGVLVSGSAVGWYGDRGDDVLTESEPSGTGFLADLVRDWEAATEPAAQAGARVVRIRTGIVLSPDGGALAQMLPIFKAGLGGRLGSGRQWFPWISLADEIAAIRFVLDTGSVSGSLNLSAPQPVTNRELTAALGRALHRPAVAFVPRVALRIGLGEFADEGLLVSQRAVPAALLDAGFAFGDQTLDAALGRML